A single window of Nicotiana sylvestris chromosome 5, ASM39365v2, whole genome shotgun sequence DNA harbors:
- the LOC138869353 gene encoding uncharacterized protein, producing the protein MLRKDAETSWTEDCQKAFDKIKEYMSTLPVLVPPEPRRPFLLYLSVLDGAFRCDLGQHDETGRKDQAIYYLSKKFTPYEARYSLLERTSCALTWTTQKLRHYFYAYTTYLISRMDRLKYIFQKPMPPGKLAKWQILLTEFDIIYVTQKAVKGQALVDHLAENPKLSFIEEDIAEAYDGWRMFFDGTANFKGVGIEEVLVSETDALATLSSMIQHPDKNFINPIPARIHNQPAYCAHVEEEMNGKPWFHYIKEYLAKGEYPEHTNHTQKHTLRRLSNYFFQSGGTLYRRTPDLGLLRCVDTNEASRLLEVIHAGTCGPYEWFCSSQKDTQSWIFMDDHGNRLHQVRPEMPPMLGTCRHDRGTIE; encoded by the exons atgttgaggaaagatgctgaaaccagTTGGACCGAGGACTGTCAGaaggcttttgataaaatcaaggaatacatgtCTACACTGCCAGTCCTAGTCCCACCTGAACCTAGGAGACCTTTTCTACTCTATCTATccgtattagatggagctttcagaTGTgatttgggacaacatgatgagacgggAAGAAAGGatcaagccatatactacttgagtaagaagttcacaccttatgaagcacgatactctctactGGAACGCACtagctgtgctttgacctggacaactcagaaattgaggcattacttctatgcctataccacatacctcatatccaggatggaccgtctgaagtacatctttcagaagcccatgccacccggaaagttagccaagtggcagatattgtTAACTGAGTTCGATAtaatctatgtaactcaaaaggcggtcaaaggacaagcattggtagaccatcttgctgagaatcct aagtTATCGTTCATAGAagaggacattgctgaagcctatgacggttggagaatgttctttgatgggactgcaaacttcaaaggagtgggcattgaagaagttttggtatcagaaacag ATGCACTAGCcaccttgtcatcaatgatacaacatccagataagaattttaTCAATCCCATCCCGGcgaggatccataatcaaccggcttactgtgcacatgttgaagaagaaatgaatggaaaaccttggttccattacatcaaagaatacttggcaaaaggagaatacccagaacatacaaaccatactcagaaacacACACTGCGGAGGTTGTCCAATTacttcttccaaagcggagggaccttgtatagaagaactcctgatctggggttgttaaggtgtgttgacacAAATGAGGCTTCCAGATTGCTTGAAGTGATACATGCCGGAACTTGCGGaccatatgaatggttttgttctagccaaaaaGATACTCAGAGTTGGATATTtatggatgaccatggaaacagatTGCATCAGGTACgtccagaaatgccaccaatgctaggtacatgcagacatgatagaGGTACCATCGAATGA